From one Brachypodium distachyon strain Bd21 chromosome 4, Brachypodium_distachyon_v3.0, whole genome shotgun sequence genomic stretch:
- the LOC100838419 gene encoding protein TRAUCO, translating into MADGAPRSPATAMLPPTDSAPIIPDAPAPPSSPAAAMLLPTDSAPIVPDAPPPPSSPAADGLLRPRVQLPTPAHHPQGAGSSSNNPNAGAGAEEDMFHLDPVKPGLLEDDTPDLPILLSLFHKDRKIALSDDRLTAGSAKGYSMVRATRGVASGAWYFEVRVLHLGPTGGDRLGWATDKALLVAPVGNDAFSFGYRSVDGSKVAKAWRSDYGDGYEAGDVLGFYISLPEGEVYLPPKEAEMVKLKGVYFFAKPAKVDETKPVPVPVPVPGSEIVYFKNGVCQGTAFDNILGGRYYPAASMYTMPDEPNCEVKFNFGPDFTFFPEDFGGRPVPRPMSEVPYQPYVLMKEGSASAEKAA; encoded by the exons ATGGCCGACGGCGCTCCCCGCTCCCCCGCCACCGcgatgctcccgccgaccGATTCCGCCCCGAtcatccccgacgcccctgctcctccttcctcccccgccgccgcgatgcTCCTGCCGACCGATTCCGCCCCGATCGTCCCCgacgctcctcctccgccttcctcccccgccgccgacggacTCCTCCGCCCCCGAGTGCAACTTCCCACGCCCGCCCACCATCCACAG GGCGCCGGCAGCAGCTCCAACAACCccaacgccggcgccggcgccgaggaagacATGTTCCACCTCGACCCAGTGAAACCCGGCCTGCTAGAAGACGACACCCCAGACCTCCCGATCCTCCTCTCGCTCTTCCACAAGGACCGCAAGATCGCGCTCTCCGACGACCGCCTCACGGCGGGGAGCGCCAAGGGCTATAGCATGGTGCGGGCGACCCGTGGCGTGGCCTCCGGCGCGTGGTACTTCGAGGTGCGGGTGCTGCACCTCGGccccaccggcggcgaccggcTCGGCTGGGCCACCGACAAGGCCCTCCTCGTCGCGCCCGTCGGGAACGACGCCTTCAGCTTCGGGTACCGCAGCGTGGATGGGTCCAAGGTGGCCAAGGCCTGGAGGAGCGACTATGGCGATGGCTATGAAGCAGGTGATGTGCTGGGGTTTTACATTTCGCTGCCTGAAGGGGAGGTTTATCTGCCGCCCAAGGAGGCTGAGATGGTCAAGCTTAAGGGGGTGTATTTCTTTGCTAAACCTGCCAAGGTGGATGAGACCAAGCCAGTTCCAGTTCCAGTCCCAGTTCCTG GGAGTGAGATTGTTTACTTCAAGAATGGAGTATGCCAGGGCACCGCCTTTGACAACATTCTCGGAGGGCGATACTACCCAGCTGCATCCATGTACACAATGCCCGACGAGCCAAACTGTGAGGTCAAATTCAATTTCGGGCCTGATTTCACGTTCTTTCCAGAAGACTTTGGAGGCCGTCCCGTCCCTCGCCCAATGAGCGAGGTTCCCTACCAGCCGTACGTGCTGATGAAAGAGGGATCTGCTAGTGCTGAAAAGGCCGCTTAG